The following coding sequences are from one Capsicum annuum cultivar UCD-10X-F1 chromosome 3, UCD10Xv1.1, whole genome shotgun sequence window:
- the LOC107865244 gene encoding uncharacterized protein LOC107865244: protein MNIPLLKAIQEIMGYSKLMKTLMSKMKLVEGDTIEVTHRYSAIMDSKVTENKDDTGAFAIPCTIGTHEFSKALCDLGTSINLMPFVIYKNLRLDAPTPTSMRLLMADWSITRTVGILFDVLVKVDKFILPVEFIVLDCEIDKKVSIILGHPFLAT from the coding sequence ATGAACATCCCATTGCTTAAGGCGATCCAAGAGATCATGGGATACTCTAAGTTAATGAAAACGTTGATGTCCAAAATGAAGCTTGTTGAAGGTGACACCATTGAGGTCACTCATAGGTATAGTGCTATCATGGATAGTAAGGTTACGGAAAATAAAGATGACACCGGAGCATTCGCTATTCCTTGTACAATTGGAACACATGAGTTTTCAAAAGCTTTATGTGACCTTGGTACGAGCATTAACTTAATGCCTTTTGTTATCTACAAAAATCTCAGATTGGATGCCCCTACACCGACCTCTATGCGACTTTTAATGGCGGACTGGTCCATTACAAGGACGGTGGGAATTTTGTTTGATGTCCTTGTTAAAGTGGACAAGTTTATACTTCCAGTGGAATTCATAGTATTGGATTGTGAAATTGACAAGAAGGTATCTATTATCCTTGGTCATCCTTTCTTGGCAACCTGA